A single genomic interval of Rosistilla ulvae harbors:
- a CDS encoding DUF1552 domain-containing protein has protein sequence MFSSIEFNFRKRLPRRTMLRGTGVSLAIPHLSAMQSAFADPTTNQGPPKRFVAMTLGLGLHGPNLNPAEAGKEFKPSRYLKPIEDLRSSYTVISGSSHPGVGGGHKAEASILTARNVGASGGGRNSISLDQYMAKHLGGETRFPSLVLSSSGSNSPSYTDNGSMIPAQDRPSRLFDQLFVDDSPAARDQQAQRVREGRSIMDLVSDDAKRLSNSLGASDRDRMDAYFTSVRDLELRMAASEEWALRPKPKVDAKRPIDIGNGNDFVGRQRLMSDMIRMALETDSTRYIVYHLGGSGGVVPLPGVEEGYHSLSHHGLDEEKLEQLAVVETAIIAAWGDFLRSLGQTDDQGNSLLDQTSVLLTSNLGNASNHSNQNMPVLLAGGGFRHGQHLAFDTKNNYPLPNLYVSLLQDQGLPVDQFASGTSTMRGLEFKNA, from the coding sequence ATGTTTTCATCGATCGAGTTCAATTTTCGCAAACGCTTGCCCCGCCGAACGATGTTGCGCGGCACCGGCGTCTCCCTGGCGATTCCCCATCTGTCAGCGATGCAGTCGGCGTTTGCCGATCCAACGACAAACCAAGGTCCGCCCAAACGCTTCGTCGCGATGACGCTGGGACTGGGACTGCATGGCCCCAACCTGAATCCAGCCGAAGCGGGCAAGGAGTTTAAGCCGAGCCGCTACCTGAAACCGATCGAAGACCTGCGTTCGTCGTACACCGTGATCTCGGGAAGTTCGCACCCTGGGGTCGGCGGCGGGCACAAAGCTGAAGCGAGCATCTTGACGGCTCGCAACGTCGGTGCCAGCGGCGGCGGTCGGAACTCGATCTCGCTGGACCAATACATGGCCAAGCATCTCGGCGGCGAGACGCGATTCCCATCGTTGGTGCTCAGCAGCAGCGGCAGCAATAGCCCGTCGTACACCGACAACGGATCGATGATCCCGGCGCAAGACCGCCCCTCGCGGCTGTTCGACCAGTTGTTTGTCGACGATTCGCCGGCCGCTCGCGACCAACAAGCCCAGCGAGTTCGCGAGGGCCGCAGCATCATGGACCTCGTGTCGGACGATGCCAAGCGATTGTCGAATTCGCTGGGAGCGTCGGATCGCGACCGCATGGATGCCTATTTCACAAGCGTCCGCGATCTCGAGCTTCGCATGGCGGCGTCGGAGGAATGGGCGCTGCGTCCGAAGCCAAAAGTCGACGCGAAACGCCCCATCGATATCGGCAACGGCAACGACTTTGTCGGCCGTCAGCGATTGATGAGCGATATGATTCGGATGGCTCTGGAGACCGATTCGACGCGTTATATCGTCTACCATCTCGGCGGCAGCGGCGGCGTCGTACCGTTGCCCGGCGTCGAAGAAGGCTACCACTCGCTCAGCCACCACGGCTTGGACGAAGAAAAGCTGGAGCAACTGGCGGTCGTCGAAACCGCGATCATCGCGGCTTGGGGCGATTTCCTCCGCTCGTTGGGACAGACCGACGATCAAGGCAATTCGCTGTTGGACCAAACCTCGGTATTGTTAACCAGCAACCTTGGCAACGCGTCGAATCACAGCAACCAGAACATGCCGGTGCTGTTGGCTGGCGGTGGCTTCCGACACGGACAACACTTGGCGTTCGACACGAAAAACAACTACCCGCTGCCAAATCTTTACGTCAGCCTGTTGCAGGACCAAGGCCTTCCGGTCGATCAGTTCGCCAGCGGCACATCGACGATGCGTGGTCTCGAATTTAAGAATGCCTAA
- a CDS encoding S1 RNA-binding domain-containing protein yields the protein MTVEIEAIARETGCDAASLKIALPLIRQGYLPPFLARYRRDELNGLSENALWLLHGAVSREQSIEERRAELRQLAERSVCVDTALDKAIRMADSGRHFDRLTRLIRNRNSVLDDASRLVIRVLNPQENDSADLQAIATELLGTEENKASAAVSRFEETLQRELPNNQELIGIATSWLMRNAKIKVGKVFDPHGESEEPAKEVDEAKPSQPGSVSPAAGAQASETATPVADATTSSDAVVATEAATTETPAVDEAAAKAAEPAATDSTEATNAAAETAQAESTEAAPVAADTQPAPNEESSVADATADAQATPAQADGEPEAAVVNGEAKAPDADAVPLETWSKDAPAKKKKGSKGDSSTKAKQQDAAKRAKKKVSPRQRRRRWLVGVLEPLANKKFAPNKLSAFQILMLARGLRSSVVEASFDYNRGELMQQLQKSVARLNPHFADQLVAATVAAEASLCAAAEEAFWDRQLDYAAERLVDVIADSFRDLVLREPTTARGLIAIDAVGPRTAALAVLDGNGQLLHTEDVPCQLSKTMREQMVTKLGELCHQYHVDKIVISNGPARRNCLIALTELLKQTQAGSLHWTLADRSGADLFASADASDPVLRQTPRRFRAAAWIGMQLLDPISAYTKIDYPRLRLASYQRELDEPALAKSLLSVMTSGIAAKGADLNSDDIGWLTQLPGVTREFAKAIDLRRREELFTSRDQLTELGELSEADRRQMVPFLRVFGGSQAFDATLIHPDDYGLAEKLCNAVDIPMPESAPPGYQPPNYEVAPVAEVASEEPAPVDVIGVATGDADEADAEGFSLPEADSQPSDEPAAEQASEESEPNAETAVDTHPAADPATSENEAAAEGDAAAETAETPADAESETAPAEGETAADADGLAVEGFAEKTDAVPPVVAVAEALPMPKHPLPERSKVDKVIKEWQVGRHRVNQIVHWLCEPFSVPKVDLAPVALMPLIPKLDNLKPGDLVSGVVVGVAKFGVFVELGPDCSGLIHVSRMSKGFVEDPHEVVQVGDVVNAYVTAIESGRRRVALSVMSPAEEQAAADARARRDGERGQRDHGNRGQQRGGSRPAGNRGGQPASAGNGPSQGGRGGQGGQSGRGGRGGQGDRSNQSGRGGPRRDGGGRGGRDGGGRGRDDRGRGRNPQPRTFTVTSSKEPEKQISDSMKTGEEPLRSFGALMQFYQEKTEPVKPAAAASKESKNSDGEAAAATPAAAEATAPASDKAPESEAAAPQTVELPKEVDNAKSPADENASANAEANKGN from the coding sequence ATGACTGTTGAAATTGAAGCCATCGCACGCGAGACCGGGTGCGATGCCGCAAGCTTGAAGATTGCTTTACCACTGATTCGCCAAGGCTACCTGCCGCCGTTTTTGGCACGCTACCGCCGCGATGAATTGAACGGACTGTCCGAAAATGCTCTGTGGTTGTTGCACGGTGCGGTTTCGCGAGAACAGTCGATCGAGGAACGTCGCGCGGAACTGCGCCAGCTGGCCGAACGTTCGGTCTGTGTCGATACCGCTTTGGATAAAGCGATTCGGATGGCCGATTCGGGACGCCACTTCGATCGCCTGACCCGTCTGATTCGCAATCGCAACAGCGTCCTGGACGATGCGTCGCGGTTGGTGATTCGTGTTCTCAACCCGCAAGAGAACGATTCCGCGGATCTTCAAGCGATCGCGACCGAATTGCTGGGGACAGAAGAGAACAAAGCGAGCGCAGCGGTCAGCCGTTTCGAAGAAACGTTGCAACGCGAGCTGCCCAACAATCAAGAACTGATTGGCATCGCTACCAGTTGGCTGATGCGAAACGCCAAGATCAAGGTCGGCAAGGTCTTCGATCCACACGGCGAATCGGAGGAACCGGCCAAGGAAGTCGATGAAGCCAAGCCGAGCCAACCTGGAAGCGTCAGCCCTGCCGCTGGAGCTCAGGCCAGCGAAACGGCAACGCCGGTGGCCGATGCGACGACGTCAAGCGATGCCGTTGTCGCAACTGAAGCCGCTACAACCGAAACGCCTGCGGTAGACGAAGCGGCGGCCAAGGCAGCCGAACCGGCCGCAACGGATTCCACTGAAGCGACCAATGCCGCTGCAGAGACGGCGCAAGCCGAATCGACCGAAGCAGCACCAGTTGCTGCCGACACCCAGCCGGCGCCAAATGAAGAGAGTAGCGTGGCCGACGCGACTGCCGACGCTCAAGCTACCCCGGCGCAAGCGGATGGCGAACCGGAAGCCGCCGTGGTCAATGGGGAAGCCAAAGCACCCGATGCGGATGCCGTTCCTTTGGAAACTTGGTCCAAGGACGCGCCAGCCAAGAAAAAGAAGGGATCCAAGGGGGATTCGTCGACCAAAGCGAAGCAGCAGGATGCCGCCAAGCGGGCCAAGAAAAAGGTATCTCCACGTCAACGGCGGCGCCGTTGGTTGGTGGGAGTTCTGGAGCCATTGGCGAACAAAAAGTTTGCACCGAACAAATTGTCGGCGTTCCAAATTCTGATGTTGGCTCGCGGCCTTCGTTCCAGCGTCGTCGAGGCGTCGTTCGATTACAACCGCGGCGAATTGATGCAGCAATTGCAGAAATCGGTCGCTCGATTGAACCCTCACTTTGCGGACCAATTGGTCGCCGCAACGGTTGCTGCCGAAGCATCGCTGTGTGCCGCTGCCGAAGAAGCCTTCTGGGATCGCCAGCTCGATTACGCTGCGGAACGTCTGGTCGATGTGATCGCTGACAGCTTCCGCGATCTGGTGCTTCGAGAACCAACCACCGCTCGCGGTCTGATCGCTATCGACGCCGTCGGCCCGCGGACTGCCGCCTTGGCTGTTCTCGACGGCAACGGGCAACTGTTGCACACCGAAGACGTGCCGTGCCAGTTGTCCAAGACGATGCGCGAACAGATGGTCACCAAGCTTGGCGAACTGTGTCATCAGTACCATGTCGACAAGATCGTTATCAGCAATGGACCGGCGCGTCGCAATTGCTTGATCGCGTTGACCGAACTGTTAAAGCAAACCCAAGCGGGCAGCTTGCACTGGACCTTGGCGGATCGATCGGGTGCCGATCTGTTCGCATCGGCCGATGCCAGCGATCCGGTGCTTCGTCAAACGCCGCGGCGTTTCCGCGCCGCCGCTTGGATCGGTATGCAGTTGCTCGATCCGATCTCCGCTTACACCAAGATCGATTATCCGCGATTGCGGTTGGCATCCTACCAACGCGAACTCGATGAGCCCGCGCTGGCGAAATCGCTGCTGAGCGTGATGACCAGTGGGATCGCGGCCAAGGGAGCTGATCTGAACAGCGACGACATCGGATGGCTGACCCAGCTGCCCGGCGTGACGCGCGAATTTGCCAAGGCAATCGATCTCCGACGCCGCGAGGAATTGTTCACCTCGCGCGACCAATTGACCGAACTGGGCGAATTGTCCGAAGCCGATCGTCGGCAGATGGTCCCGTTCCTGCGAGTCTTTGGCGGATCGCAGGCGTTCGACGCAACTTTGATTCATCCAGACGACTACGGTTTGGCGGAAAAGCTGTGCAATGCTGTCGATATCCCGATGCCCGAATCGGCACCTCCCGGATATCAGCCGCCAAATTATGAGGTCGCTCCGGTCGCCGAAGTGGCCAGCGAAGAACCCGCCCCAGTCGATGTCATCGGTGTCGCGACAGGCGATGCGGATGAAGCCGACGCGGAAGGTTTCTCGTTGCCCGAGGCCGACAGCCAACCGAGCGACGAACCTGCGGCCGAACAAGCCAGCGAGGAATCGGAACCAAATGCCGAGACCGCTGTCGACACGCACCCCGCCGCCGATCCGGCGACCAGCGAAAACGAAGCCGCCGCAGAGGGTGATGCCGCTGCCGAAACGGCTGAAACGCCTGCCGATGCTGAAAGCGAAACAGCACCTGCGGAGGGCGAAACCGCAGCCGACGCAGATGGTTTGGCGGTCGAAGGATTCGCCGAGAAGACCGATGCCGTGCCGCCCGTTGTCGCGGTGGCCGAGGCGTTGCCGATGCCAAAGCATCCGCTGCCCGAACGGAGCAAAGTCGACAAAGTGATCAAGGAATGGCAGGTCGGACGCCATCGCGTCAACCAAATCGTTCACTGGTTGTGCGAACCGTTTTCGGTACCGAAGGTCGATTTGGCACCTGTCGCATTGATGCCTTTGATTCCAAAATTGGACAATCTGAAGCCGGGCGATCTCGTTTCGGGGGTTGTCGTCGGCGTCGCCAAGTTTGGCGTCTTCGTTGAATTGGGACCCGATTGCAGCGGTCTGATCCACGTCAGTCGGATGTCGAAAGGCTTCGTCGAAGATCCTCACGAAGTTGTCCAAGTGGGCGATGTTGTGAACGCTTATGTCACGGCGATCGAATCGGGCCGCCGACGCGTCGCACTGTCGGTAATGTCGCCAGCGGAAGAGCAAGCTGCGGCCGATGCACGTGCTCGCCGCGATGGCGAGCGTGGACAACGCGACCACGGAAATCGTGGCCAGCAACGGGGTGGTTCGCGGCCTGCGGGGAACCGGGGCGGTCAGCCAGCATCCGCTGGAAACGGTCCCAGCCAAGGTGGTCGTGGTGGCCAAGGCGGCCAATCGGGTCGCGGCGGTCGTGGTGGTCAAGGCGACCGATCGAATCAATCCGGACGCGGCGGACCGCGCCGAGATGGTGGCGGACGCGGTGGTCGCGATGGTGGTGGACGCGGGCGAGATGATCGCGGACGCGGACGCAATCCTCAGCCACGGACGTTTACGGTCACCAGCTCCAAAGAACCCGAGAAGCAGATCTCCGATTCGATGAAGACGGGCGAAGAACCGTTGCGATCGTTCGGCGCTTTGATGCAGTTCTATCAAGAGAAAACCGAGCCTGTAAAACCTGCTGCTGCAGCGTCCAAGGAATCGAAAAATTCCGACGGCGAAGCGGCCGCAGCCACACCTGCAGCTGCCGAAGCAACGGCTCCCGCAAGCGACAAGGCTCCGGAATCCGAAGCCGCTGCTCCACAAACCGTCGAACTGCCCAAAGAGGTAGATAACGCTAAGTCCCCCGCCGACGAGAACGCTTCGGCCAACGCCGAAGCCAACAAGGGGAACTGA
- a CDS encoding IS4 family transposase: protein MKSQGESMQPTSIAYEFQDIQLGDKRLNDRAEALLASLAANPSASINEACSGWDETKAAYRLFDNPNVDPEAILGAHAEKTLQRIKAQDTVCIAQDTTELDYTAHPPGGVRNLDRLGRRGLYDHSHIAFTPEKLCLGVVGVKFYDRDKEALGTSKKREGQPLHTGEGQRWLDGYRKACEIAGKCPETQIVSLADREGDIYDIFVEADQHETPAQFVIRSQRKRSLPEKDPDGGPAAYKKMRAEIASAQPVAYREVQLPQTPERTKGSGNKQHPGREARTAKLEIRAKRMTLRAPHNKQSSMPPVEISVVWVSEIDGPGDGTEVDWLLLSSLPVDTISQTLRIVDLYVARWPIEVFFRVFKTGCRVEEIQLEARDRLIRALMFYKVIAWRIMFVTFLGRECPELPCDVVFSEAEWKSVWKVVEKTPPPKQAPELSQFIPVLATLGGYNHREGDGPPGAEVIWRGTRRMLDFALCWQAFGPDQ, encoded by the coding sequence ATGAAATCTCAAGGTGAAAGCATGCAACCGACCAGTATCGCATACGAATTTCAAGATATTCAACTTGGAGACAAACGTCTCAACGATCGAGCCGAAGCGTTGCTCGCCTCGCTGGCGGCCAACCCTTCGGCCAGTATCAACGAAGCTTGCAGTGGCTGGGACGAAACCAAAGCCGCCTACCGTCTATTCGATAACCCCAACGTCGATCCCGAAGCCATTCTCGGGGCTCACGCTGAAAAGACACTCCAACGAATCAAAGCCCAAGACACCGTTTGCATCGCACAAGATACCACCGAACTGGACTACACCGCGCATCCGCCCGGAGGCGTCCGCAATCTCGATCGCTTAGGCCGCCGTGGACTTTACGATCATTCCCACATCGCCTTCACGCCGGAGAAACTTTGTCTCGGGGTGGTCGGTGTTAAGTTCTACGATCGCGACAAAGAAGCGCTCGGCACCAGCAAGAAGCGAGAAGGCCAACCCCTACACACCGGCGAAGGGCAACGATGGCTCGATGGTTACCGCAAGGCCTGCGAGATCGCCGGAAAATGTCCTGAAACTCAGATCGTTTCGCTGGCCGATCGCGAAGGAGACATCTACGACATTTTCGTCGAAGCCGATCAGCATGAAACACCGGCTCAGTTCGTCATTCGCTCGCAGCGAAAACGCTCGTTGCCGGAGAAAGACCCCGATGGCGGGCCTGCGGCTTATAAGAAAATGCGTGCCGAAATCGCATCCGCCCAGCCGGTCGCTTACCGCGAAGTCCAGCTTCCCCAAACGCCCGAGCGAACCAAAGGATCAGGAAACAAACAACACCCCGGCCGTGAAGCACGCACTGCGAAGTTAGAAATTCGAGCGAAGCGGATGACTCTTCGTGCGCCACACAACAAGCAGTCTTCGATGCCGCCGGTCGAGATCAGTGTCGTTTGGGTGAGCGAGATCGATGGCCCAGGCGACGGAACCGAAGTCGACTGGCTGTTACTGAGTTCTCTGCCGGTCGACACGATTTCCCAGACGCTGCGGATTGTGGATTTGTATGTGGCTCGTTGGCCAATCGAAGTATTCTTTCGAGTTTTCAAAACTGGCTGCCGGGTCGAAGAGATTCAACTCGAAGCGAGAGACCGACTGATCCGCGCGTTGATGTTTTACAAAGTGATCGCATGGCGGATCATGTTTGTGACCTTCTTAGGCCGCGAGTGTCCAGAGCTTCCCTGTGATGTCGTCTTCAGCGAAGCGGAATGGAAGTCGGTCTGGAAAGTGGTGGAAAAGACGCCTCCCCCAAAGCAAGCTCCTGAGCTGTCACAATTCATCCCGGTCCTTGCGACCCTTGGCGGCTACAATCACCGCGAAGGCGACGGTCCGCCGGGAGCCGAAGTGATCTGGCGAGGCACGCGGCGAATGCTCGACTTCGCCCTCTGCTGGCAAGCCTTCGGACCAGACCAATGA